In Vicia villosa cultivar HV-30 ecotype Madison, WI linkage group LG7, Vvil1.0, whole genome shotgun sequence, the DNA window CGATACCACGTTGATGAATTCAGTTGCAAAGGTCTTTCCTACTTCTTACGCATTGCTTTGTTAGCATACCACATATGTCTTTTTTAACGAGGCGAAGCCCTCGATTGCATTTAAGCTTAATGAGTACACCCCTTTTGCAGATCTGAAATTCATAATGGAGAATCTCCTACCATACTCCGGCAATAAAAAaattgtcaagctcgagtactgTTTACCCTCGATTGACAACGAATGCAAGCTTGAGTTCAACAACTTTGATTTGAAGACTGGTGCAGATGTAAGAGCTATATGTAATTCATTTCCCCGTTACAAAAAAAGCCCGATCGAGCTGGATGCGACAATAGCGAGACCTGTCGAAGATATTGTTAGGGTGTTGGAACATCCACCTCGATGCTGAAATGTAATGTTTCATCTTTCAcgttatcaattttaattttagcTTCAATCTGCATCTTTCTCCCTGGCTCTGTGTTTTTGTAAAATTCAGAAATGTACCTCCCTATGATTTACGAAGATACatttccaaaataaaatcaaCCTATTATTTAGTGAGTGGGTAAAAAACAAATGTATTGTGTGTAATTGGACGATTTGAAGATACATTTCTAAAATCTATCGGTATTTTAGGGTTTTAACGAGAATGTGGTAGTAATTCATTTATGCCTTAAACAATCCCCAACTTTTTTTAGCTTAAATTCTTAAACTTTAACTCTTAGTTCGAACTAAGTCTTTACAcacatctatcatataagaaaattgaatgcTCTAGAAATTACCAACTTGTCCTGCTTGATCACCACCTTGCCACGTGGATGCCTTCATCAattctcattctttttctttcaataatggattttgtttctataCTATCTTTTGGTTGTTTCGCCAAATACactttttttattctttctatcatTTAATGCATGTGATGCAGTACcgtctaatattaatattttaatatttggtTTTTTCCCAACACAAATTCTGGAGACCATTTAATGCAATCTAAcatctttttatttcaaatttaaattttaaaatttattcaaaCTTCCACTACACACTTTCttataacactatttttctttataaaactTCAAACTTCTCCTCCACACTTCAaacattatttttctttataaaagcATAGTCCTTGTCTTGAtatcttcaaaatattttttctcttgATTTCTTCCTATCACTTTGTTAtgaataatttttatttctttctcttctttctcatttttatatttcattttactgtctttaataattatatttatttgcaattaaaaaagttaaaaattattcttCTTTTGGTTGTTGCATTATTTAGTTTCTCCTTTATATTTTGAAAGTAATTATAGATGTGTGTTGTTGTTTTGATGGtatcaataaaaaaaagaaaataaatggaaATGACTACATCCATTTTTACTAGAAAGAGTTAATTTAAAGGGGTTGAAATGGATATAATAATAACTCATGTGTTAAAAACAAAAGTATTCTGATTCTTTTTCATGAACTTTATTAAATATTATGCTACAACCTTTACTCATTTGTTTTCATATGAATATGTAGCAAAGTTActtcaatttattatttaattgatttatatATGATAAATTCATTTCATCGACTATGGGTCTGACTAAGATAAATTCATTCCATCAACTATGGTGGGAGAAAAATGGTGGAACATTTGTGAAGACGTATGATAAAATGAACAATTATCATACATAATTATTATACATATTCTATTAAAACActactttaatttttatattactcTATTCATAGAGTATTGATCATTTGCGTttaaaaaattcatcaaaaataAAAGACATTTAATGATAGTTTAAATTGTTTGGTGTGAATCAATTTTGATTTATTTAAGTTAAAATAATGGTTTCATATGAAGATAGATGAAAAAAAGTGAATTTATATATTGtctcttttatatatttaagttaaAATAATGGTTTTCTATGAAGATGGATGAAAAAAgtgaatttatatatttttgatcaatttaattttcttctaatatgaaaattatataaaatggaaaaatgaaattattaattcaaatatttaaatatgaaaattaatcaactattaaaatattgaatattaacgggaacatgaaattactgatcaaaatattgaatattaacgggtacATGAAATTACTgctcacaatattgaatattaacgggaatctggagttactgattaaaatattgactaTTAACGGGAGCATGAAATTACTTATcagaatattgaatattaacgggaacatgaagttactgatcacaatattgaatattatgagaacctcaagttactgattaaaatattgaatattaacgggaacgtgaagttactgatcactatattgaatattaacgggaacctgaagttactgatcactaTATTGAATATTACTGATCacataccctctttcactagaggctCAGGTAACACATTTATTCATCCTCTCTCTACCTTGTACTTGCACTCTGATtgctctctctcttctcactttggcatcggagtaccttgcaggtacacccccagcTCACAAGATCCAGCTCGTTGCAGGCCACGAAGATCCGtttgatcaggtacgatcagtggcgccgtctgtgggaacgaTCCACCTCCTCGGACCTAGGTTCCTCGAAGAATGTCGAGGAGGAACGCTTCTGTGGCTCTCCGCGGGCAAAAGACGCGAGCATGAAACTCGTGCCGACCACGACTCCAAACAACTTTAAGTCATTGCTTCTCTTAGAAACAAAGACTTGGGGGGGTCCTGTTCCGGTCTGGGCCGAGCAGACCTAACATCTAGGTTATGGCCGAACGGGCCCAACCTTGTGGCCAAGGCCGAACAGATCCATTTCAACTCCAGGCCCAATAAGCACGCATGTTGTTAACCGTTGAGCACGACAATTCCACGTACGCTAGAGGGGCACGCTGTCAAAACCCACTAGCGGAAGATTCAGACAGGCCGTTCCGGATCTCACGCTCCATTCACCCAAAACATGAGTCATGtgctgactcagccctaacaGCTAGGATTCTAAAAGTCTcgtagcacgtgggcctccaacatatttggcccaattaggagatcgtggcccagcgctgggggtataaaataccctctttcactagagggttagGTAACACATTTATTCATCCTCTCTCTACCTTGTACTTGCACTCTGATtgctctctctcttctcactttggcattggagtaccttgtaGGTACACCCCCAGCTCACAAGATCCAGCTCGTTACAGGCCACAAAGTTTCGTTTGATTAGGTACAATCacttttaatatacatttttttctATCAAAAAATATGTATTTGAAACAAATGTGTGTCCCGTATCAgaatccgtgcgaacgcacgggtttttTACTAGTatcaatgttaaaaaaaaaaacattgtgtTTTATTAAGGTGACCATTTTTGAAAGGAATTTATTTACTTCCAAACCAAATTCCAAATACATATAGCAATGTTTGGTAGAAAAGACGATGATATATGGACACGCATGAGCAGTAACTAACAAGAGCAACCAACACAGCGGCAGGAGAGTGACGGAAAAAAATGGGTTACACAATCTCGAATTTCTCCGCCGCTTCATCATCGTTATTCGCAACTCAAACTAACAATATCCATAATCATAAGCTACAAAAAGCgcgttcatcttcttcttcattttcacttAACACTACTCACCACCACCACCGACAACCACTACACCTTCGTTTTCATTCTTCCGATGTGTTCCCTCTCCGTTCATCCTATACGCGACCCCTTTCTCATTCTTCTATGGTACTAACTATCGTTTCATTCTTCGATtttctttttgatgattttgaatttCAATTGATTTAGTGGTTGTTGATTTTTTTCAGACTGTGAAGGCGGTGGCGCAGACGGAGGAGCCGCTGCGTGTTATGATTTCCGGTGCTCCTGCTTCTGGTAAAGGAACTCAGTGTCAGCTTATTGCTAACAAAGTAaggttattcaattcaatttgaCCTAGTTTTTCAACTGTTATTGATTTATAGTCTGTTTTTTCAATTTGACCTAACTTTTCAACAACTATGATTGTTATTAGTTATCAATTATTAAtctctttttttatttagttttcctTTAAAATTGCTATTTACTTGTGTGTAATTGACTTGCAGTGTATGAGTTTGAACTTGTACTTTTTTGTGTGAATGTCCCAAGCCTAGCTCTAGAGTACTACATTGATATATCAATGTTTTAAATTGTGATTATTGTGGAGAATTTGATCAAATGTGTCTGATATGACAAACTATATTGTGGTTGCAAACATTTATTTGAAATCCTATGTGGTATATTGAATTGTATGACGGGTGTAAATAGTGAAGTACAACAATATTTGAGATAGGCATTTTGATCCATCCATGGGTTGGGTTGGGTCAGGTTTGACCAATTCTAGTGTTTGGTTGTGAAAAATGGTGGCCACGAAAAAGACTATTTTAAATATTCTTTGTTTGGTTCGTTTTTTTGAAGGAGAGGAGAGGAGATGGGAATGGGGAAAATGTCTTGTCACTAAACTTTGGCTTCCCTCCAACATTGGGGGATCTGGAGGGGAGGTAAGAcaattttagaaaatattaaaTGTATCATCTAAAAGTAATTAAGAAAGATCCCAAGGTTAACAATTTGGATACATGATCTTGTAGCATCTAATAAATTATCAAATATTAAACGCCAAGTAGTATGTTAAAAGATTGTGTAAAGTAGATTACGACTTCCCTTAGTTAAAATCTCTCCCCCTTGTGAACCATATAAAATATAGGTTATTTGACTTACTTCCCCGCCTCATGACTGAATAGAATATCTCGTTAAATTCCttccctcccctcgtttgaaccaaatgATCCCTCAGGATGCTTAGGGGTTTTACGCAGTGCCCGCGCCCTTTGAAATCCCTAACTCTAAGTGTCTTGTACTAGAGTATTTAGATCCCTTGCGCTAGCAGTGCAGTTGCTGCAAAGTCGTTGGATTTAGGAGAAAAACTTGTGACTTAAATGCAACAACTTTGTAGCTGTTGCACCTTTACTAGTTACTAACTAGATGATTTTCTTGGCTTTGGGACAAGTTACTGGTTCACTAGTAGATTATGCTCTTATTTTTAGTGTGCATTGAAATACAAAATTGATTCAAGTACATCTCATATATGCAGTACGATTTGGTGCATGTTGCTGCTGGAGATTTACTAAGGGCAGAAATTGCAACCGGAAGTGAAAATGGAAAGCGTGCGAAAGAATATATGGAGAAGGGACAGTTGGTCCCTGATGAAATAGTTGTCATGGTATGGTAGGGGAAATGGAAGTGACTGTTCAATTTCTATTCAAAAACGTTTTGTCTTAATTGTTAATAACTCTTTTATTTTATAGATGGTCAAGGATCGTCTCTTGAAGCCAGATTCAGTAGAGAATGGTTGGCTTTTAGATGGATATCCCAGGAGCTTATCACAGGCTACTGCACTTAAGGAATTAGGGTTTGAACCTGATATTTTTATTCTTCTAGAGGTAAAGATATGTTGTTATATTTCTACCGTTGATATTTCAATATTTTCTGCCTTGACTTCACTTTAATTTATCAGTCATTGATTAGTTAAATCGAATGTTAttttaaaagaagaaagagattgaTGTCAAGTAGTAATATTCAGCAAAGTATCATCcataagaacaagatttggttcggAATCTCTCAGCAACACCTTCCATCTGGAGTTATGACGGACCCTAACAGTTTTTACCATATATCTAAAAATTGAACAATTATTTGAACAACTACGCTGTTGTGGCCTTGCAGGGGAGACTCAACTGCTATAAACATCAGACGCCATTGGTCTTAATGCAGAAAAAAAAAGAGTCGATGTATCTTTTATTATAGTTAtaatttcattaaaattttcagGTCTCTGAAGATATTCTTGTGGAGAGAGTAGTTGGAAGGAGATTAGATCCTGTTACTGGAAAAATATATCATTTGAAGTATTCTCCTCCAGAAACAAAAGAAATTGCAGATAGGCTTACTCAACGTTTTGATGATACTGAAGAGAAGGTATGTAAGCTATTAGAAACTCCAATGTACTTTTTCTGTAAAGATTTCAATTCTTTAATCAGAAAATACTCCATGCTCTCTGTTGACAACTTTAGGATTTTATGAATTAAGTACAACTGAAAGTTATTTGCGCTATTGTTTGCTTTTGACTTAGGTAAAGTTGCGATTGAACACCCATCATCAAAATGTGGAGGCAGTCCTTTCCATGTTTAAAGATATAACCATTAAGGTATGCTTTATGACTTAACTTGTTCTCTTTATCTCTATGTCACACATCCCCGTACACCTGTCCACACAACAGAGACATGCATGCTGCATGCAAAAGTAATCTTATTTGATGTTTGTGTAATAGATATCATTAATGAATAATTACCAATCAATCGTGTTTGTTAGTACTGTATGCTACCATTATGGAATAGGCAATCTGTCACCACATTAGAAAAtcttagaatattataaaatatcgtataatatcttttatattagtttagaatattttataatattctaacaGAAAGCATGGATATCCACGCCCTAAGCTCTAAGGGCATTCATATCTTGTTTT includes these proteins:
- the LOC131616811 gene encoding adenylate kinase, chloroplastic-like, producing MGYTISNFSAASSSLFATQTNNIHNHKLQKARSSSSSFSLNTTHHHHRQPLHLRFHSSDVFPLRSSYTRPLSHSSMTVKAVAQTEEPLRVMISGAPASGKGTQCQLIANKYDLVHVAAGDLLRAEIATGSENGKRAKEYMEKGQLVPDEIVVMMVKDRLLKPDSVENGWLLDGYPRSLSQATALKELGFEPDIFILLEVSEDILVERVVGRRLDPVTGKIYHLKYSPPETKEIADRLTQRFDDTEEKVKLRLNTHHQNVEAVLSMFKDITIKINGNASQENVFTQIDAALTNLLEQRKSSSESMVA